In Thalassospira sp. TSL5-1, the following are encoded in one genomic region:
- the katG gene encoding catalase/peroxidase HPI translates to MDGKATTGKCPVMHGGQTALGTTVMDWWPNALNFDILHQHDAKTNPLGQDFDYHEELKKLDVEALKNDLRQLMTESQDWWPADWGSYVGMFARVAWHAAGSYRLADGRGGGGTGNQRFAPLNSWPDNVNTDKGRRLLWPIKKKYGNKISWADLIILSGTIAYEVAGLKTFGFAFGRKDIWHPEKDIYWGAEKEWLAPSDGRYDDVSKPETMENPLAAVQMGLIYVNPEGVNGQPDPMKTAAQVRETFARMAMDDEETAALTAGGHTIGKCHGNGDASNLSAEPEAADVTAQGMGWMNTKGRGIGRDTVVSGIEGAWSKNPTEWDMGWFDLLFGYEWELKKSPAGAWQWMPIDIKEEDMPVDVEDPSIRCMPIMTDADMAMKVDPTYNAICQKFIQDPEYFSETFARAWFKLTHRDMGPKARYFGPDVPSEDLIWQDPIPTVDYTLSDSEIADLKAKLLNSGLSSAELINTAWDSARTYRGSDMRGGANGARIRLAPQKDWEGNEPDRLAKVLKTLEGIQAGLDKKVSIADLIVLGGTAAVEKAAHDAGVNITVPFAAGRGDATDDMTDADSFDVLEPLADGFRNWLKKDYVVSAEEMLLDRAQLLGLTAPEMTVLVGGMRALDTNYGGTKHGVFTDRPGKLTNDFFVNLTDMAYSWKPAGQNLYNIVDRKTGDTKWTATRVDLVFGSNSILRSYAEVYAQDDNLEKFVKDFVAAWTKVMNADRFDLQ, encoded by the coding sequence ATGGACGGAAAAGCAACAACAGGCAAATGCCCGGTCATGCATGGCGGTCAAACCGCCCTGGGCACCACAGTTATGGATTGGTGGCCCAATGCCCTGAATTTCGACATTCTGCATCAGCATGACGCCAAAACCAACCCGCTGGGCCAGGATTTTGATTATCATGAAGAACTGAAAAAGCTGGATGTCGAAGCTCTGAAAAATGACCTTCGCCAGCTGATGACCGAAAGCCAGGATTGGTGGCCGGCAGACTGGGGCAGCTATGTTGGCATGTTCGCCCGTGTCGCCTGGCATGCCGCAGGATCCTATCGTCTGGCCGATGGCCGTGGTGGTGGCGGTACCGGCAACCAGCGTTTTGCCCCGCTCAATTCCTGGCCCGATAACGTAAATACGGATAAAGGCCGCCGTCTGCTCTGGCCGATCAAAAAGAAATATGGCAACAAAATCTCCTGGGCGGATTTGATCATTCTGTCGGGCACCATTGCCTATGAAGTAGCCGGTCTGAAAACCTTTGGTTTTGCCTTTGGCCGCAAAGACATCTGGCACCCGGAAAAAGACATTTACTGGGGAGCTGAAAAGGAATGGCTCGCCCCGAGCGATGGCCGCTATGACGATGTTTCCAAGCCGGAAACGATGGAAAACCCGCTTGCCGCCGTGCAGATGGGCCTGATCTATGTGAATCCGGAAGGTGTTAACGGCCAGCCGGACCCGATGAAAACCGCCGCCCAGGTGCGTGAAACCTTTGCCCGTATGGCAATGGATGACGAAGAAACCGCCGCCTTGACCGCCGGTGGCCACACCATTGGCAAATGTCACGGGAATGGCGATGCCTCCAACCTGAGTGCCGAACCCGAAGCAGCCGACGTCACCGCACAGGGCATGGGCTGGATGAACACCAAGGGTCGTGGTATTGGCCGTGACACGGTTGTTTCCGGTATCGAAGGTGCCTGGAGCAAAAACCCGACCGAGTGGGATATGGGCTGGTTTGACCTGCTGTTTGGTTATGAGTGGGAACTCAAGAAAAGCCCGGCCGGTGCCTGGCAGTGGATGCCGATCGACATTAAAGAAGAAGACATGCCGGTCGATGTCGAGGACCCGTCGATCCGTTGCATGCCGATCATGACCGATGCTGACATGGCGATGAAGGTTGACCCGACCTATAACGCCATTTGCCAGAAATTCATTCAGGATCCTGAATATTTCTCGGAAACCTTTGCTCGTGCGTGGTTCAAGCTGACCCACCGTGACATGGGACCGAAGGCCCGCTATTTTGGCCCGGATGTGCCGAGTGAAGATTTGATCTGGCAGGACCCGATCCCGACTGTGGATTACACCCTGTCGGATAGCGAAATAGCTGATCTGAAGGCAAAGCTGCTGAATTCCGGGCTGAGCAGTGCTGAACTGATCAACACCGCCTGGGATAGTGCCCGTACCTATCGCGGTTCGGACATGCGCGGTGGTGCCAATGGGGCCCGCATTCGCCTCGCCCCGCAAAAGGATTGGGAAGGCAACGAACCGGACCGTCTGGCAAAGGTTTTGAAAACCCTTGAGGGTATTCAGGCTGGCCTGGACAAAAAGGTCTCGATTGCGGATCTGATCGTTCTTGGCGGGACGGCAGCGGTTGAAAAGGCCGCCCATGATGCGGGTGTAAACATCACTGTTCCGTTTGCAGCCGGCCGTGGCGATGCCACCGATGACATGACCGATGCGGACAGCTTTGACGTTCTGGAACCGCTGGCAGATGGTTTCCGTAACTGGTTGAAGAAAGACTATGTGGTTTCGGCTGAGGAAATGCTGCTGGACCGTGCCCAGCTTCTGGGGCTGACAGCACCGGAAATGACGGTTCTGGTTGGCGGTATGCGCGCCCTTGATACCAACTATGGCGGGACCAAGCATGGCGTCTTTACCGACCGTCCGGGCAAGCTGACGAACGACTTTTTCGTCAATCTGACCGACATGGCCTATAGCTGGAAACCGGCAGGGCAGAACC
- a CDS encoding ornithine cyclodeaminase family protein has protein sequence MKTLLLKKSEVDQLIKMPDVIDAVEDAYKAFSSKQVVQPGYIGIKLPDHRGEIDFKLGYSRTSEIISMKAHSGGFTDNPEQHGVPNSMGTVLLFDAKSGTLICVMDGSLITGLRTGAAGAVSAKALARKNSRTISCVGTGNQARMQIRALTEVMKIDAIHAWSRTSDKRLLFKTEIEQEFGIPVIIATSKKEAVEQADILVTTTRGEGDVVEASWVKPGTHIVAIGADAPGKQEFDPEIFGIAKVVVDSVSQCCEKGETSHAVKNNIITRDGIHAEIGEILLGHKSGRESEDEITLFDSTGMAIQDNTTANRIYQNAINRNIGSFFTFFE, from the coding sequence ATGAAAACACTTCTGCTAAAAAAAAGTGAAGTAGATCAGTTGATCAAAATGCCCGACGTGATAGACGCAGTCGAAGATGCCTATAAGGCGTTTAGCAGCAAGCAGGTTGTACAACCGGGCTATATTGGGATCAAATTACCCGATCATCGTGGCGAGATTGATTTCAAGCTCGGTTATTCCAGAACTAGTGAAATCATTTCGATGAAGGCGCATTCAGGCGGGTTCACGGATAATCCCGAACAACATGGTGTCCCCAACAGCATGGGAACCGTTCTTTTGTTTGATGCGAAAAGTGGCACCCTGATTTGTGTTATGGATGGCAGCCTGATCACGGGGCTTCGTACCGGTGCAGCTGGTGCCGTTTCGGCGAAGGCACTGGCCCGCAAAAATTCCCGAACAATAAGCTGTGTTGGAACAGGCAACCAGGCACGGATGCAGATACGTGCGCTAACTGAAGTCATGAAGATTGACGCAATTCACGCATGGAGCCGGACGTCGGATAAGCGGTTACTTTTTAAGACGGAAATCGAGCAGGAATTTGGGATCCCCGTTATCATCGCCACTTCCAAAAAGGAAGCAGTTGAACAGGCTGATATCCTCGTCACAACAACCCGGGGTGAAGGGGACGTCGTTGAAGCATCGTGGGTAAAACCCGGGACACATATTGTCGCCATTGGTGCAGATGCGCCTGGCAAACAGGAATTTGACCCCGAAATTTTTGGCATTGCCAAAGTTGTTGTCGATTCCGTTTCGCAGTGCTGCGAAAAAGGCGAAACCAGCCACGCAGTTAAAAACAATATCATCACCCGCGATGGCATCCATGCCGAGATTGGCGAAATACTGCTGGGGCACAAATCCGGGCGGGAGAGTGAAGACGAAATCACTCTATTTGATTCCACCGGCATGGCCATACAGGACAATACAACGGCAAACAGAATTTATCAGAACGCGATAAACAGAAATATCGGCTCCTTTTTTACCTTTTTTGAGTAA